The following proteins come from a genomic window of Flavobacterium crocinum:
- a CDS encoding ABC transporter permease has product MLVYLRLLKESLSFAINALRNNKLRTLLSLLGVTIGIFSIIAVLAAVDSLDKKISKDLSSLDKNTIYLMKFCFGPSEIPQWKREQFPNVKYDEYIGLKNSMNDTDQVGYQLFVNRETLKYDSKTVSDVNIIPASSEMVDIDGLSFDKGRFYNESESNSGTAVIVLGYDIAEGLFGATDPLGKNIRLYGQRFTVIGVIAKQGAGFFGDSNDTSVYLPANFLRRMYGDSDAMTPVIVLKPVKGVDMDAYKAEIAQKLRAIRGIKAGEMDNFFINVLSGFTDFIDGILGQMNFVGWIISGFSLLVGGFGIANIMFVSVKERTNLIGIQKSLGAKNKFILFQFLFEAIILSVIGGIIGLLMVWGIAIGLTKLLDFEFVLSLKNILLGTGLAALIGLVSGILPAISAANLDPVEAIRTGM; this is encoded by the coding sequence ATGCTTGTTTATTTAAGATTGTTAAAAGAAAGTCTAAGCTTTGCTATCAATGCTTTGCGAAATAATAAATTACGTACGTTGTTGTCGCTTTTGGGTGTAACAATTGGTATTTTTTCAATTATCGCTGTTTTGGCTGCTGTTGATTCTCTTGACAAAAAAATCTCTAAAGATTTGAGCAGTTTAGATAAAAATACGATTTATTTAATGAAATTCTGCTTTGGTCCATCTGAAATTCCACAATGGAAAAGAGAGCAGTTTCCAAACGTAAAATACGATGAATATATCGGTTTAAAAAATTCAATGAATGATACGGATCAGGTAGGATATCAGCTTTTCGTAAATAGAGAAACTTTGAAATACGATTCCAAAACAGTCAGTGATGTAAATATTATTCCTGCGTCAAGCGAAATGGTCGATATTGACGGATTAAGTTTTGATAAAGGAAGATTTTACAACGAATCAGAATCTAATTCAGGAACCGCAGTTATTGTTTTGGGTTATGACATTGCAGAAGGACTTTTTGGAGCAACTGATCCGCTTGGGAAAAATATTCGTTTATACGGTCAGCGTTTTACCGTAATTGGAGTTATCGCCAAACAAGGTGCCGGTTTTTTTGGAGACAGTAATGATACTTCGGTTTATCTTCCGGCTAATTTTCTGCGACGAATGTATGGAGACAGTGATGCTATGACTCCGGTGATTGTTTTAAAACCGGTGAAAGGTGTCGATATGGATGCTTACAAAGCGGAAATTGCACAAAAACTGCGTGCTATACGTGGGATAAAAGCAGGGGAAATGGATAATTTTTTCATTAATGTGCTTTCCGGATTTACGGACTTTATTGATGGTATTTTGGGGCAAATGAATTTCGTAGGCTGGATTATTAGTGGATTTTCTCTTTTGGTTGGTGGTTTCGGAATTGCTAATATTATGTTTGTTTCAGTAAAAGAAAGAACCAATCTTATCGGAATTCAAAAGTCATTAGGAGCGAAAAACAAATTTATCTTATTTCAATTTTTGTTTGAAGCTATAATTTTATCTGTTATTGGTGGAATTATCGGTCTTTTGATGGTTTGGGGAATTGCCATTGGTTTAACAAAATTACTGGACTTTGAATTTGTATTAAGTTTGAAAAATATTCTCTTAGGAACTGGCTTGGCGGCTTTGATTGGTTTGGTTTCCGGAATTCTTCCTGCGATTTCTGCTGCGAATCTTGATCCTGTTGAGGCGATTAGAACAGGGATGTAG
- the accD gene encoding acetyl-CoA carboxylase, carboxyltransferase subunit beta, whose amino-acid sequence MAWFKRQEKGITTATEDKMDVPKGLWYKSPTGKIIDADELARNLFVSPEDDFHVRIGSATYFEILFDNNEFVELDKNMTSKDPLHFVDTKKYADRLKDVMEKTHLKDAVRTGVGKSKGRELVICCMDFAFIGGSMGAVVGEKIARGIDHAIKNKLPFVMISKSGGARMMEAAYSLMQLAKTSVKLAQLAEAKLPYISLCTDPTTGGTTASYAMLGDINISEPGALIGFAGPRVVRDTTGKDLPEGFQTAEFLLEHGFLDFITPRKELKDKINLYIDLIQNNDIRK is encoded by the coding sequence ATGGCTTGGTTTAAAAGACAAGAAAAAGGGATTACGACCGCTACTGAAGACAAGATGGACGTTCCGAAAGGGTTGTGGTACAAATCTCCTACTGGAAAAATTATTGATGCTGACGAATTAGCGAGAAATTTGTTCGTGAGCCCTGAAGATGATTTTCACGTTCGAATTGGAAGCGCAACCTATTTTGAAATTTTATTCGACAACAACGAATTTGTTGAGTTGGACAAAAACATGACATCAAAAGACCCTCTGCACTTTGTGGATACAAAGAAATACGCAGACCGTTTGAAAGATGTAATGGAAAAAACTCATCTAAAAGACGCTGTACGTACAGGAGTAGGAAAATCTAAAGGAAGAGAACTTGTAATTTGCTGTATGGATTTCGCTTTTATTGGTGGATCTATGGGAGCTGTTGTGGGTGAGAAAATTGCAAGAGGTATTGATCACGCAATCAAAAATAAACTACCTTTTGTTATGATCTCTAAATCTGGCGGAGCTCGTATGATGGAAGCTGCTTATTCTTTAATGCAATTAGCAAAAACTTCTGTAAAACTGGCTCAATTAGCTGAAGCTAAATTACCTTATATCTCTCTTTGTACAGATCCAACAACCGGAGGAACAACTGCATCATATGCTATGTTAGGAGACATTAACATCTCTGAACCAGGCGCTTTGATTGGTTTTGCTGGTCCACGTGTTGTTCGCGATACTACAGGAAAAGATTTGCCGGAAGGTTTCCAAACTGCTGAGTTCTTATTAGAGCACGGTTTCTTAGACTTTATCACGCCGAGAAAAGAATTGAAAGATAAGATCAACTTATATATCGATTTGATTCAAAATAATGATATTAGAAAATAG
- the fbaA gene encoding class II fructose-bisphosphate aldolase, with amino-acid sequence MAHNIKPGVATGDQVQEIFNYAKEKGFALPAVNVTGSSTINGVLETAAKLNAPVIIQFSNGGAQFNAGKGLSNAGEKAAIAGGIAGAKHIHTLAEAYGATVILHTDHCAKKLLPWIDGLLDASEKHFAETGKPLFSSHMIDLSEEPIEENIEICKEYLARMSKMGMTLEIELGITGGEEDGVDNSDVDSSKLYTQPEEVAYAYEELSKVSPKFTIAAAFGNVHGVYKPGNVKLTPKILKNSQDFVQNKFNTGHNPVDFVFHGGSGSTLEEIREGISYGVIKMNIDTDLQFAYTEGIRDYMVKNLDYLKSQIGNPEGPDAPNKKYYDPRRWVRESEVTFNARLEQAFADLNNVNTL; translated from the coding sequence ATGGCACACAACATTAAACCAGGAGTAGCTACAGGAGATCAAGTACAAGAGATCTTTAATTATGCGAAAGAGAAGGGTTTTGCTCTTCCAGCAGTAAACGTTACTGGATCTAGCACAATTAATGGAGTTCTTGAAACTGCAGCAAAACTAAACGCGCCAGTTATCATTCAATTTTCTAACGGTGGAGCACAATTCAACGCTGGAAAAGGATTATCAAATGCAGGTGAAAAAGCAGCAATCGCGGGAGGAATCGCAGGAGCAAAACACATTCATACTTTGGCAGAAGCTTACGGTGCAACTGTAATCTTACACACTGACCACTGCGCAAAAAAACTTTTACCTTGGATTGATGGTTTATTAGATGCTTCTGAAAAACACTTCGCAGAAACAGGAAAACCATTATTCAGTTCTCACATGATCGATTTGTCTGAGGAGCCAATCGAAGAAAACATCGAGATCTGTAAAGAATATTTAGCTAGAATGAGCAAAATGGGCATGACATTGGAAATCGAACTTGGTATTACAGGTGGTGAAGAAGATGGTGTTGACAACTCTGATGTTGACAGCTCAAAATTATATACTCAACCAGAAGAAGTAGCTTATGCTTACGAAGAATTATCTAAAGTGAGCCCTAAATTTACTATAGCTGCTGCTTTTGGAAACGTTCACGGTGTTTACAAACCAGGAAACGTAAAATTAACTCCAAAAATCTTAAAAAATTCTCAGGATTTCGTACAAAACAAATTCAACACAGGACACAATCCAGTTGACTTCGTTTTCCACGGAGGTTCAGGTTCTACACTTGAAGAAATCAGAGAAGGAATTAGCTACGGAGTTATCAAAATGAACATCGATACAGATTTACAATTTGCATACACTGAAGGTATCCGTGATTATATGGTTAAAAACCTTGACTATTTGAAATCTCAAATTGGTAACCCAGAAGGTCCGGATGCTCCAAACAAAAAATACTACGATCCAAGAAGATGGGTTCGTGAAAGCGAAGTAACATTCAACGCAAGACTTGAACAAGCTTTTGCTGATTTAAATAACGTAAACACGTTATAA
- the tamL gene encoding translocation and assembly module lipoprotein TamL, whose amino-acid sequence MKNNSTKIIAFLLIAILICACNAVKRVPDGKNLLVKNNILVNGKSTNDEVAANQMYQKPNGKLLGYKLRLNLYNLANLNPDSTYQAKFKNNPGKYERMSKIFSAKQVDRLGQSFYYKGIHEFLKNTGEPPVIIDTAKTKKSLLRLKYYYFNNGFFNVQTGYTIDTVGKKRAAINYNITTGPAYKLDTISTNITTPALDSLYKTSNEPSLLKSGNQYKTTDFEEEKNRITTYFRNHGAYYFQPTYVTFDIDTIGKKNQANVRLNISNNIIQGRDSSRTEPFKLYTISDVNIYTDYSAANAKKKPTDSTTYNNFNLYSYKTLKYKPRAITDAIFITKGSTFADFRTTLSSRYLNNLKIFNYPSIQYEVDKRDSTAQSLIANVYLTPRKKYSFGATFDVTHSNIQDFGIGASISETIRNVFNRAETLEISARLNIGSSRDMANPNNNFFNVSEYGLDMKLNFPRILFPFGTEKIIPKSMIPYTSITSGFSKQRNIGLDKENFTGGISYNWTPKRHNTAKLELLNAQFVRNLNPDNYFNVYTSSYDDLNNIGKDYNVNPANWGDTTEQQQNKNLTIPKGTAGFTNDVLTGGTTLTPGNSQYQEVSSIEERRIRLTENDFILATSYSFTKTTKKDLADNNFYQFRTKIESAGTLLSAVSAIGNLPKNSRGNYEIFNLEYSEYIKTEFDYIKLWDFGKEKVLAVRSFFGIAIPFGNSNYIPFSRSYYGGGSNDNRAWQPYALGPGSTNAVNDFNEANMKIAASLEYRFKVFGDVKGALFADAGNIWNVLDNVTDPKAKFDNLNDLEEIALGTGFGLRYDLSFFVIRLDLGFKTYNPAHDKGERWFKEYNFGHSVLNFGINYPF is encoded by the coding sequence TTGAAAAATAATTCCACAAAAATAATAGCATTTCTTCTAATTGCAATACTTATTTGCGCTTGTAATGCCGTAAAAAGAGTTCCCGATGGAAAAAACCTTCTTGTAAAAAATAATATTCTGGTTAACGGAAAATCAACAAACGATGAAGTTGCAGCTAATCAGATGTACCAGAAACCAAATGGTAAACTTTTAGGCTACAAACTTAGATTAAACTTATACAATTTAGCCAATCTAAATCCGGATTCAACTTATCAGGCAAAATTCAAAAACAATCCCGGAAAGTACGAACGAATGTCTAAAATTTTCTCTGCAAAACAAGTAGACCGACTTGGCCAGTCTTTTTATTACAAAGGAATTCATGAGTTTCTAAAAAATACCGGTGAACCTCCCGTAATTATCGACACTGCAAAAACAAAAAAATCATTGCTGCGTTTAAAATATTATTATTTCAACAATGGTTTTTTTAATGTTCAGACAGGTTACACCATTGATACTGTTGGTAAAAAAAGAGCTGCAATTAATTACAACATTACAACAGGTCCAGCTTATAAATTAGACACCATCAGTACTAATATAACAACTCCTGCATTAGATTCATTATATAAAACCAGTAATGAACCTTCTTTACTAAAATCCGGAAATCAATACAAAACTACCGATTTTGAAGAAGAAAAAAACCGTATTACGACTTATTTCAGAAATCACGGTGCTTATTACTTTCAGCCTACTTATGTAACTTTCGATATTGATACCATTGGCAAAAAGAATCAGGCCAATGTAAGATTAAATATCAGCAATAATATTATTCAGGGAAGAGATTCAAGCCGAACTGAACCTTTCAAATTATATACTATCAGTGATGTAAATATTTATACGGATTATTCTGCCGCAAATGCAAAGAAAAAACCAACTGACAGTACAACTTACAACAACTTTAATCTTTACAGTTACAAAACACTAAAGTACAAGCCGCGTGCTATTACAGATGCTATTTTTATTACCAAAGGGAGTACTTTTGCCGATTTCAGAACCACTCTTTCTTCCCGATATTTAAATAATCTGAAGATTTTCAACTATCCATCTATTCAGTACGAAGTTGATAAAAGAGATTCTACAGCGCAATCTCTTATCGCAAATGTTTATTTGACTCCAAGAAAAAAATACAGTTTCGGAGCTACTTTTGACGTTACACATTCTAACATTCAGGATTTCGGAATTGGAGCAAGTATTTCAGAGACCATTCGAAATGTATTCAATCGTGCCGAGACTCTGGAAATTTCAGCCCGCTTAAATATCGGTTCTTCGAGAGATATGGCAAATCCTAACAATAATTTCTTTAATGTTTCGGAATATGGTCTGGATATGAAATTAAATTTCCCAAGGATTCTTTTCCCTTTTGGAACTGAGAAAATTATTCCAAAAAGTATGATTCCGTATACCTCTATAACTTCGGGTTTTTCGAAACAGCGAAATATTGGTCTGGACAAAGAAAACTTTACAGGAGGTATTTCATATAACTGGACTCCAAAACGTCACAATACAGCAAAACTGGAATTATTAAATGCACAATTTGTTCGTAATCTGAATCCGGATAATTATTTTAATGTCTATACTTCTTCTTATGATGATTTAAATAATATTGGAAAAGACTATAATGTTAACCCTGCCAACTGGGGAGACACAACAGAACAGCAACAGAATAAAAATCTAACTATACCTAAAGGAACTGCAGGATTTACCAATGACGTATTAACTGGAGGAACAACCTTAACACCAGGTAATTCTCAATATCAGGAAGTTTCAAGTATAGAAGAAAGAAGAATCCGTTTGACCGAAAACGACTTTATCTTGGCGACCAGTTATTCTTTTACCAAAACAACCAAAAAAGATCTTGCCGACAATAATTTCTATCAATTCAGAACTAAAATTGAATCTGCAGGAACTTTGTTGTCAGCGGTTTCAGCAATTGGAAATTTACCAAAGAACTCCAGAGGAAACTACGAGATTTTTAACTTAGAATATTCTGAATACATAAAAACAGAGTTTGATTATATCAAACTCTGGGATTTTGGAAAAGAAAAAGTTTTGGCTGTTAGAAGCTTCTTTGGAATTGCAATTCCGTTTGGAAATTCCAATTATATTCCGTTTTCACGAAGTTATTATGGCGGAGGTTCAAATGACAACCGTGCTTGGCAACCATATGCTTTAGGACCAGGAAGCACCAACGCAGTGAATGACTTTAACGAAGCAAATATGAAAATCGCAGCGAGTCTTGAATATCGTTTCAAAGTTTTTGGAGATGTTAAAGGGGCGCTCTTTGCAGACGCCGGAAATATCTGGAATGTACTCGATAATGTGACAGATCCAAAAGCAAAATTTGACAACTTAAACGATTTAGAAGAAATTGCTTTAGGAACAGGATTTGGATTACGATACGATTTAAGCTTTTTTGTTATTCGTTTAGATTTAGGCTTTAAGACTTATAATCCGGCACATGACAAAGGAGAGCGATGGTTTAAAGAATACAATTTTGGACACTCGGTTTTAAATTTTGGTATAAATTATCCGTTCTAA
- a CDS encoding TrmH family RNA methyltransferase: MVSKNQIKLISGLHQKKQRFANQLFFAEGVKVIQELLQSNFELEHLYTTLNDFETVHASKRTLVNEQELKKISALSTPNSCLAVFKMPAEKAIANSGLIIALDDIRDPGNLGTILRLCDWFGIKQVICSKETVDIYNPKVVQATMGSITRVNVNYIDLKTFLAQTKLPVFGTFMDGANIYQSELPKEGVIIMGNEANGISEEIEKIVTSRLSIPRFGELQKTESLNVATATAIILSEFKRNS; this comes from the coding sequence ATGGTTAGTAAAAACCAAATAAAACTTATCTCAGGTTTACATCAAAAAAAGCAGCGTTTTGCAAATCAATTATTTTTTGCTGAAGGAGTAAAAGTAATTCAAGAATTGCTGCAATCCAATTTTGAATTAGAACATTTATACACCACATTAAATGATTTTGAAACGGTTCATGCTTCAAAACGAACGCTTGTTAATGAACAAGAACTGAAAAAAATAAGTGCTTTGTCGACTCCAAATTCCTGTTTGGCAGTTTTCAAAATGCCGGCCGAAAAGGCTATTGCCAATTCTGGTTTAATCATTGCTTTAGACGATATCAGAGATCCCGGAAATCTGGGGACTATTTTGCGTCTTTGTGATTGGTTTGGCATTAAACAAGTAATTTGTTCAAAAGAAACAGTCGACATTTACAACCCAAAAGTGGTTCAGGCCACAATGGGATCAATTACCAGAGTAAATGTGAATTATATTGACTTAAAAACTTTTCTTGCTCAAACTAAACTGCCTGTTTTTGGAACCTTTATGGACGGAGCAAATATTTATCAATCAGAATTACCAAAAGAGGGAGTCATTATTATGGGTAATGAAGCTAATGGTATTTCAGAAGAAATTGAAAAAATAGTAACTTCCCGTCTGTCAATTCCAAGATTTGGAGAGCTGCAAAAAACCGAAAGTTTAAATGTAGCTACTGCAACTGCAATTATTCTTAGTGAATTTAAACGAAATAGTTAA
- the porT gene encoding type IX secretion/gliding motility protein PorT/SprT, with protein sequence MKKAVILILLVLTTKGHSQFAKNMFSKDPIINLENWQKQRVYFGYYLGFNSFDFKFDYKTPVQNDIQVKKTTGFNVGVVADLRLQEYINLRFEPGLYYTKRDLYFPGVGSTENDYLREVNSTYIHFPLLLKFSALRTGNIRPYLVGGMSTTLNLSSNAKSQDDNWQQKFRVKQWTAAYEVGFGIDIFTEYFIFSPSVRGMFGITNEIIPDNVTAEHPVSPYTDNIDSMKSRAILINFTFH encoded by the coding sequence ATGAAAAAAGCTGTAATCTTAATTTTATTAGTCTTAACAACAAAAGGGCATTCGCAATTTGCTAAAAACATGTTTAGCAAAGACCCTATTATTAACCTTGAAAACTGGCAAAAGCAACGTGTTTACTTTGGTTATTATTTAGGTTTTAACAGTTTTGATTTTAAATTTGATTACAAAACTCCGGTACAAAATGATATTCAGGTAAAAAAAACTACTGGTTTTAACGTGGGAGTTGTAGCCGATTTAAGATTACAGGAATATATTAACCTACGTTTTGAACCGGGATTGTATTATACAAAACGTGACCTTTATTTTCCTGGTGTAGGAAGTACTGAAAATGATTATTTAAGAGAAGTAAACAGTACTTATATTCACTTTCCATTATTGTTGAAATTTTCTGCCTTACGTACAGGAAATATTCGTCCGTATTTAGTTGGAGGTATGTCAACTACTTTAAATCTGTCCAGTAATGCTAAATCTCAGGATGATAACTGGCAGCAAAAATTCAGAGTAAAACAATGGACCGCTGCTTATGAAGTTGGATTTGGAATCGATATTTTTACCGAGTATTTTATCTTTTCTCCTTCTGTAAGAGGTATGTTTGGTATCACCAATGAAATTATTCCTGATAATGTAACAGCCGAGCATCCGGTTAGCCCTTATACAGATAATATCGATTCTATGAAATCCAGAGCGATTTTAATAAATTTCACTTTTCATTAA
- the ubiE gene encoding bifunctional demethylmenaquinone methyltransferase/2-methoxy-6-polyprenyl-1,4-benzoquinol methylase UbiE, whose translation MSEKVTPYKDSSLGKKEQVTQMFDTISGNYDNLNRVISFGIDVKWRKKVLKIVSDKKPKVVLDIATGTGDLAILLAQTKAEKIIGLDISAGMLEVGKKKVQEKNLSNVIELVLGDSENMPFEDNYFDAITVGFGVRNFENLEKGFSEILRVLKPNGVFVILETSVPDKFPYKQGYNFYSKNILPLIGKLFSKDNDAYGYLSESAAAFPYGEALNNILRKTGFIDVVAMPQTFGVATIYSASKK comes from the coding sequence ATGTCTGAAAAAGTAACTCCGTATAAAGACTCTTCACTAGGTAAAAAAGAGCAGGTAACCCAAATGTTTGACACCATTTCTGGGAATTACGACAATTTAAATCGTGTCATTTCATTTGGTATTGATGTTAAGTGGCGTAAAAAAGTATTAAAAATAGTATCAGACAAAAAACCTAAAGTTGTTTTAGACATCGCTACAGGAACTGGTGATTTAGCTATTTTATTAGCTCAGACTAAAGCCGAAAAAATTATTGGTCTGGATATTTCTGCCGGAATGTTGGAAGTTGGAAAAAAGAAGGTTCAGGAAAAAAATCTTTCTAATGTTATCGAATTGGTTTTAGGCGATTCTGAAAATATGCCTTTTGAGGATAATTACTTTGACGCAATCACTGTTGGTTTTGGAGTAAGAAATTTTGAAAATCTTGAAAAAGGTTTCTCTGAAATCCTAAGGGTTTTAAAACCAAATGGTGTTTTTGTTATCTTAGAAACTTCTGTTCCGGACAAATTCCCTTATAAACAAGGTTATAATTTTTACAGCAAAAATATATTACCTCTTATTGGTAAATTATTTTCAAAAGACAATGATGCTTATGGCTATCTGTCTGAATCTGCCGCTGCTTTTCCGTATGGAGAAGCCTTAAACAATATTTTGAGAAAAACTGGGTTTATAGATGTTGTGGCAATGCCGCAAACTTTTGGTGTCGCAACGATTTATTCTGCATCTAAAAAATAG
- a CDS encoding dihydrofolate reductase: protein MIIMIAAAAENNALGKNNELVWHLPNDFKRFKSLTTGHHIIMGRKTFESFPKPLPNRVHVIITRQENYQPEGCIVVDSIEKAIAACPENDDSYVIGGGEIYNLALPFTDIIELTKVHHSFDADTFFPKINKSEWLLVESEENYKDEKHLYDYTYETYIRK, encoded by the coding sequence ATGATTATAATGATAGCGGCTGCGGCCGAAAATAATGCGCTTGGAAAAAACAATGAATTAGTATGGCACCTGCCAAATGATTTTAAAAGATTTAAATCACTTACTACCGGTCATCATATTATTATGGGAAGAAAAACTTTTGAAAGTTTTCCTAAACCATTACCAAACAGAGTACATGTCATAATTACCCGTCAGGAGAATTATCAGCCTGAAGGATGCATTGTTGTTGACAGCATAGAAAAAGCAATCGCTGCATGCCCGGAAAATGATGACAGTTATGTTATTGGTGGCGGTGAAATTTACAATCTTGCACTTCCGTTTACAGACATAATAGAATTAACTAAAGTTCACCACAGTTTTGATGCTGATACTTTCTTTCCGAAAATTAATAAAAGCGAATGGCTTTTAGTAGAATCTGAAGAAAATTATAAAGATGAAAAACATCTTTATGATTACACTTACGAAACTTACATTAGAAAATAA
- a CDS encoding 2TM domain-containing protein: MEKEVHEQYEYARRRLRQKKILYFHFVLFLLGSLFLFIANRFFGFGEGTTQNWCIWGITIWLFLFILHFIKVYITDRFMNKKWEREQIDRLVALQQKRIGQLESSINEENENKI, from the coding sequence ATGGAAAAAGAAGTGCACGAACAATACGAATATGCCAGACGCCGGTTAAGACAAAAAAAAATCCTTTATTTTCATTTTGTTCTTTTCCTTCTGGGAAGTTTATTTTTATTTATTGCCAATAGATTTTTTGGTTTTGGCGAAGGCACCACTCAAAATTGGTGTATCTGGGGTATTACCATTTGGTTATTTCTTTTTATTCTGCATTTTATAAAAGTGTACATCACTGACCGTTTTATGAATAAAAAATGGGAAAGAGAACAAATTGACCGACTAGTTGCTTTACAGCAAAAAAGAATTGGTCAGCTCGAATCTTCAATTAATGAAGAGAATGAAAATAAAATTTAG
- a CDS encoding isoamylase early set domain-containing protein — protein MSLKKQFIKTKPVCKVTFSIDAKDADSAAVVGDFNNWNPSEGTLSKLKNGTFKATYDLVKDAIYEFKYIIDGTYVNDPEADSYKWNDYAGSENSVLVV, from the coding sequence ATGTCTTTGAAAAAACAATTTATCAAAACGAAGCCAGTTTGTAAAGTAACATTTTCTATAGATGCCAAGGATGCTGATTCGGCAGCAGTTGTGGGAGATTTTAACAACTGGAATCCTTCAGAAGGAACTTTAAGTAAGTTAAAAAACGGAACTTTTAAAGCAACTTATGACTTGGTTAAGGATGCGATTTACGAATTCAAGTACATAATTGACGGAACATATGTAAATGATCCGGAAGCCGATTCTTATAAATGGAATGATTACGCAGGAAGTGAAAATAGTGTTTTAGTTGTATAA
- a CDS encoding thymidylate synthase, producing the protein MKQYLDLVKHVLENGNQKGDRTGTGTKSVFGYQMRFDLSEGFPMVTTKKLHLKSIIYELLWFLKGDTNIKYLKENGVKIWDEWADSNGDLGPVYGHQWRNWNSEEIDQISELITELKTNPNSRRMLVSAWNPSVLPDTKKSFEENVANNKAALPPCHAFFQFYVAAPDLEKGETKGKLSCQLYQRSADIFLGVPFNIASYALFTMMIAQVCDLEPGEFIHTFGDAHIYNNHFEQLELQLTREPKPLPKMILNPEIKNIFDFDYDDFTLVDYDPHPAIKGSVAV; encoded by the coding sequence ATGAAACAATACTTAGATTTAGTAAAACACGTTTTAGAAAACGGCAATCAAAAAGGAGACCGTACCGGAACCGGAACAAAAAGTGTTTTCGGTTATCAGATGCGTTTTGATTTAAGTGAAGGTTTCCCGATGGTTACAACAAAAAAGCTTCATTTAAAATCAATTATCTACGAATTACTTTGGTTTTTAAAAGGTGATACTAACATCAAATACCTTAAAGAAAACGGAGTAAAAATCTGGGACGAATGGGCTGATTCTAATGGAGATTTAGGGCCTGTTTACGGGCATCAGTGGCGCAACTGGAACAGTGAAGAAATTGATCAGATATCTGAATTAATTACCGAATTAAAAACAAATCCGAATAGCCGAAGAATGTTGGTTTCTGCATGGAACCCATCAGTTCTTCCGGATACTAAAAAATCATTTGAGGAGAATGTTGCAAATAACAAAGCTGCCTTACCTCCTTGTCATGCTTTTTTTCAGTTTTATGTAGCAGCACCGGATTTAGAAAAAGGAGAAACAAAAGGAAAATTATCCTGCCAGTTATACCAAAGAAGTGCCGATATATTTTTAGGAGTTCCTTTTAATATTGCTTCTTACGCATTATTTACAATGATGATTGCTCAGGTTTGCGATTTGGAACCAGGTGAATTTATACACACTTTTGGTGATGCACACATTTACAATAATCATTTTGAACAATTAGAATTACAATTAACCCGTGAACCAAAACCATTACCAAAAATGATTTTGAATCCGGAGATTAAAAACATTTTTGATTTTGATTATGATGATTTCACTTTAGTAGATTACGATCCGCATCCTGCTATAAAAGGAAGTGTCGCTGTATAA